The Acidimicrobiales bacterium DNA segment GTAGGCGTGGAACGGCTTCCCGTTCACCCGGACGGAGATGCGAACGGTGTGCCCCGACACCGTCTTCTCGAGCACGGCCTCGTTCAGGCAGGTCCGGACCTCGGTGGTGCCGGCCGACCGGACCTCGACCTCCAGCGCCATCCGGTTCTCGACTCGGTGGTCGCCGGCCAGGAAGCGCTCCAGCGCCCCCGCCAGGTCGGCCGGATCGACGTCGGTGGTGAGGTAGCCGAGGTGGCCGATGTTCACGCCCAGCACGGGCACGTCCGAGCCGGCGACGAGGGCGACGGCGTGGAGCATGGTCCCGTCTCCGCCCAGGCTGACGACCAGGTCGAGGTCGGCGCTCAGCTTCTCGACGGGGTAGGCGAGGCCCTCCAACTCCCCGGCGGCGTCGTCCTCGGGGACGCGCACCTCGTGCCCCCGCTCCCCGAGCCAGCGTGCGGCGGCGAGCGCCACCTCCACCGCCTCGGGGCGGACGCGGTGGGGCACGAGGGCGACGGCGGCCACCGCTACGCCCGCCCCGCGTCGGACACCACGGCGTCGAGGTCCACGGCCGCGGCGGCGGCGTCGCCCGCGTGGGCGACGAAGTGGGCCAGGAACTCGACGTTGCCGTCGGCGCCGGTGAGGGGCGACACCATGGCCCCCATCATCGCGGCTCGCTGTGTCGTGAGGGCGGAGCGCACCTCCTCGAGCACGCGCCGCCAGACGGCGGCGTCGCGAATGACGCCCTTACCCCGAGCCGCCTCGGCCCTTCCTGCCTCGAACTGGGGCTTGACCAGGACCACCACGTCGGCGCCCGGCTCGGCGTTGGCACCGACGAGGGCCGGCGCCACCGTGCCCAGGGAGATGAAGGAGAGGTCCGCCACCACCAGTTCGACCGGGCGGGGCAGGACGAGGTTCCGCACGTTGGTGCGGTCGAGCACCGTCACCCGGGGGTCCGCGCGGACGCGCTCGTGGAGCTGGCCCGTGCCCACGTCGACCGCAACGACCGATGCGGCGCCCCGTTGGAGGAGGCAGTCGGTGAACCCGCCGGTGGACGCGCCGGCATCCAGCGCGGCCCGGCCGGCCACCTCGACCCCGAAGCGTTCCAGGGCGGCGTCCAGCTTCTCCCCGCCCCGCCCGACGAAGCGGGGCGGCGGGCCGAGGAGCTCCACCGGCTCGGCCGGCGACACCAACCGGGACGACTTCTCCGCCGGCGCGCCGCCCACCAGCACGCGGCCCTCCTCGATGCGGGACCGGGCCTGCTCGCGGCTGGGCGCCAGGCCCCGCCGCACCAGCTCGGCGTCCAGGCGCCGGCGGCCGGCGGGAGCCGCGCTCAGCCTGTGTCGGCGCCGGGCGCCGAGCCGGACCGGCGCGGGGGCGCCTTGGCGGCACGCGCCGCCGAGCCCGGCGGGGCCTTCGCCGCCTTGGTCGCATTGGCCGCCTCGGCGGTGCTCGCCGACGCGGAGGCCG contains these protein-coding regions:
- a CDS encoding TlyA family RNA methyltransferase, with the protein product MSAAPAGRRRLDAELVRRGLAPSREQARSRIEEGRVLVGGAPAEKSSRLVSPAEPVELLGPPPRFVGRGGEKLDAALERFGVEVAGRAALDAGASTGGFTDCLLQRGAASVVAVDVGTGQLHERVRADPRVTVLDRTNVRNLVLPRPVELVVADLSFISLGTVAPALVGANAEPGADVVVLVKPQFEAGRAEAARGKGVIRDAAVWRRVLEEVRSALTTQRAAMMGAMVSPLTGADGNVEFLAHFVAHAGDAAAAAVDLDAVVSDAGRA
- a CDS encoding NAD(+)/NADH kinase, with the translated sequence MAAVALVPHRVRPEAVEVALAAARWLGERGHEVRVPEDDAAGELEGLAYPVEKLSADLDLVVSLGGDGTMLHAVALVAGSDVPVLGVNIGHLGYLTTDVDPADLAGALERFLAGDHRVENRMALEVEVRSAGTTEVRTCLNEAVLEKTVSGHTVRISVRVNGKPFHAYAADGLIVATPTGSTAYNLSARGPILSPLLRAVVVTPVSPHSLFAHSVVLGPEELLEVELLDGRPAALVLDGRDVGPLVPGDSVACRPAPHDARFVTFADRDFHQILKAKFGLGR